TTGGCCTGTTTTCCCTGATAAAACTCCTCCCAGCGGCTCTCGAAGAAGCGGCGCATGATGTGCCCAGCCTTGCCTACTTCAGAGTCATCCTCGTTGAAAGTCTGGCAGTTGTCAAATACCAGGAGGGCATCAGCCGCAAACTCCTCTGAGCTGGTGTACCTGGACAGGGCAGGGGCAAAACTGTGAGCTGGGTAGGAGTTGCAGCAGTAGCAAAGACCGGGCGGTTCACCCACATCTACTTACCCTCCCCTGAGCAGCCGCTCCCGCATGGTGGAAAAATCCATAGGATTTTTGATGATGCGCCGGTACCCACTCACCAAACGTGGGTTCACAGGCTCTAGGAAAGGCCAGGCTGCATCATGGGACTCCATCTCCATCAGGATAATCCTATCATTAGAGGGACAATGATGGCTCCATCTCAGGAAGCAAATATACTGACCCCTCCCAGCCCTTTCCTCTGGCAGAGGTAGAGCCAACTGTCCCCCCAGGATTCACTCAACTCACTCGCAAAATGTGAGATCACTGTGGTGGTTCCGCATAGAGAGTCGCCGCCGCTTGGAGGGGGAGAGCCCTTCTTCCGAGTACCGAGGCCCTGCTGCTGGGCTTTCTCGGCCCCTCAACAGTACCCGGCGTCGGCGGCCATCACCCTCTGAGAAGTTCAGCGAATAACCACTTTTCCGCTTCTGGCCACGCTTTGGGAAACCAGGCTTCTGAGTGAATTCTCCCTCCACCTGCTTAGTATAGGAAACAGGTGAGATTAGCAACAGCTGGAGATGCACTGCTTGCCCTACTACAATCTCTGCCTAAATATGATTTAAGGCTTCAAAATACTATCATGCATAAGCCGGCATTGGTTTATTCACATAACCCAATGAAGTAGGTAAAAGGGAAGGTatagttattctcattttatagagacAGCAATTAAAGCTATAGaatttaagtgacttgtccaaaaaAGGACTTAGAACCCAGGTCCCCTAATACCCAGTCTAGGACTCTTTCCAAGGAGAGGAGAGATTGAGGATAATCTCTGATTTCTGTTTGAGTGTGGGAAAGAAAGAGCAGAAGCCTTACCTGAGCCAAACAGACAGTACAGAACCAATCTCCTTCTGGGACAGCCTCCATCTTGGGACGATGGCAGTAAATGTGGCAGCCACGGtcacacccatcacaaagcagaaGAAACTCATCATTGTCACCCTTCCGGCAGACTAGACATGTCTGGACCAAGGTTGTGAGGAGGCAGAATGAGCTCTCCAGCCTCTACCTGCCAGTGACCCCACCCCGCCCCTGCTGGCTGGCCCCTCAGCCTCTCCAGGCTCTCTCAGCCTCTTACCACTTTGTTGACAGACTTCTCCCAGGCAATGGACCTCTCCAGCTGGCCCAGGCACAAGCACACCTGGGCTGCGCTCCGGCACCGCTCGAGGGTCTGGCGCCAGACACGAATGCGAGGGGTGATCTCATATGATCTGGAGGGAGAAAGTGGTGATCTTTGGAGAAGGAGCGGATCCACTAAAGAGGGAACTTATCCCTTTCTCTCCAAGACCAAGAATGGAGGGTGGGAGTCACTCACATCTCTGTAGTGGTGCCCTCAGGGGCACCATTAGGTGTGCTAAGCAGGGCCTTCTCCAGCACAACCTCATGAGTTGGCCAGAGGGGCTCCCGCAGGTACCGCCGTTCTACATTCTGTTCCAGGGCAGCCAGCCGCATCACAGCCAGGTCCAAAGGGTTGGTAGTTTTACGCTGAGGTGCCAGTCCCTCCCTGCCCCGACCTCGCCAGGTGATATCCTCCTGGGAGTCGGAGAGGTGCTCACAGTAGGCCAAGTCTTCACGGGTAGAGTCTGGGCTAGGACATGTCCAGCCCTTCAGTTAAGAGAGAGGAATAAAACTCACTGTAAAAGGAGGAAAATTtggcataggaaaaaaaaaaacaaaaacaagacccaCTTAAGGTAGGTCACCTGTGAAGTAGGGACCCAGGGTTTTTTCTAACAGGGCATAAGGGACTAATGCTTTTCCCCAACCTTCCTACACAGTGCCAATCCCAGCATACCCGAATCTGCAGATCAGACATGATAACCCGCTGCTCCAGCTCCTCTACCCATTGAAGCACTGCTAGGTCTGTCTCGTATGTCTTCTCTTTGGGGGACCAGCTCATAATCCCTTCTTGAAAGGCAGGTAGTTGCCTGGGCTCAAAGATGGGGTCTGAGAAGAGAGGTGGCAGAGGGAGAGGCCCATCAGGCTGTTGTCCCTAGCAGCAGCTCAATGCTTATCCTGGGCTCTTCAGCTCAAGCTGGGTGTAGGAATGTATTTACCAGCTGAGGGCCGCAGGCAGACTTCCTGCAAGAAGTCCCTGTGCTTGTTAAGGTGTTTGTGAAGTGCCTTCTCCCGGATACCTCGGGGGTGTAGGGCCTTGAGCATGGCATCCAACATCTCAGGATCTCGTATCCACCACCAGCCTGAGCACATCTCTGTGAGCAGATGAGATATATGTGGGGCGCCAGCTGTGAAGCACTGCCCACACCGGATGCCCTCACTCCAAGGTCACTCACCAGGTGGGACAGGCTGGGCTGTCAGCTGGGTTAGGTAACGCTGTTCCATCTGTTTGAAGAACTTACTGGGAGGTCTCCCTCTCCGTTTGGGCTGTCCCAGCCCTGTGGGACTCTGTGGCATTTCTCCAGGGTCTCCTGCTCGCCTCTTAGGGGCCAACCCAGCCAAGGGCGTGGAAGAGAACTGCACTGGAGAACAAGGGTTGGCAGCACTAGGTCTATTCATCTGTGAATAAAATGAGACATAAGGAAATGAGGATGTTTTCATGTTTATAGGTTCCCTCAACTTCAGGCAGCAGCTCCACACCCAGGCAATGGTGCCTGTGGCAAGATGAAATCAAGTGCATACTACTAATTCTGGCTACTTACTGGCTTGGAGGAGGCAAGCTGCTGAGGGGAGGGAGTGGGTTGGTCCTCAGAAACTGCAGGGGGCGGTGTGGGGGCAGCATTGCAGGGCATCTGGGCTGAGATGTTAAACCAGAGTGCTTGAGGATCAGGGCTGGATTCTGCCTCATCAGGCTCTGGCTCCTCCGGGGGTTGTGATGGAGCTGGGTCTAGTTTTCCCGGACTGCTATCAGGTGTGAGGACTGAGCTGCTCAACAGGGAGCTATGGCTCTGAGTCTGGCTCAGCCAAGACAGGAAGGCTGACTGGCTGAGGTCATGCTGGCTCTGACCCAGTGACAAAGGGGAGCCTTCTTGCTCCAGGAACCCCTTATGGGACTGAAGCTGAAGCTgaagctgaggctggggctgggcaggagCATGAAGCTGAGCCTCAGGCTGAAGCTGGGCCTGGGGCTGTTCTGAATCCTGACCCCTGACAGGGGACTTAAGATGCCTAGGTTGCATAGACCCGGGCTTAGTTTTTCGAGGTCGGCCTCGGGCCCGGGCAGGAGAACTGGCAGTGGTGTTGGAGCCAGCTAACTCCATCTTCATAGAGAAGAGGGCAGGGTTGAGTGACGCATGGGCTGCCACTTTTAAGGAGTCAGTTTCCTTCTTTATCACCTCCTCAGGAACTGTAAAGAGAAGTAAAGAGTTAAGCCATATGCTGACATACAAGGGAAAAGTAAGAGGGTATATAAACTTAGGAcctatactttctttttctcttggacTTAGTCCCCCTTTTTTGAGATTCCACTGGGAAGAGCTTATATGCCAATGAACACAGTATCTGGGGAAGAAACACTATTCTCCCAAGtaatcagcagcagcagcacaatcataagctaacatttattgcGAAACAACTACGGGTTAAGTATTATTCTAAGAGACTTAACTCATTTTAATCCTCTCAGTAGCCTTATGAAGTACATACACTATTATTATCTCAacttcacaaatgaagaaacagaatcaTACAGCTGGAAATGGCAGAGCAGGTGGGTAGGCAGCTTTACTCTAaaatctgtgctcttaaccattaCGCTATATtatcagaaaatgaaagaagccCAAGACTACTAAGGAAAAGGAATTATTTAATTCTTGTTTGATAGGACTCAGAATCCACACTCCCACAGGCACACCTACCTAAGTTCCCCTCTGTTCCTTCTACAAAGATACCAGCCAAATACGGCAATACCCAGTAGCGACGTCTGTAGCGGTCCTGACCCAGGGAGACCGCCCGAAGCATCTGGGATGAGTGAAGCAGCTTTTTGCGAAAGAAAAGCTGACGCTGGGTAGAcaatgaaaatgaagatgaatAAACACATTTCCAGAGTGACAGTGGTGAATTCATCCAGTATATCAGAGAAAGGCAATGGCTCTCAGTCCCTCTATAAAAGTGATGCCATCTGGGCCTAATTCAGAAGGTGATTAAGtttgggagcggtggctcacgcctgtaatcccagcactttgggaggccaaggcaggtggattgctagagcccaggagttcagaaccagccttggtaacatatggaaactgtctctacaaaaacacaaaaattagccaggcatggtggctcctgcctgtagtcccagctacttgggagaatcacctaagcccaggaggctgaggctgcagtgagccatgatcgtgccactgcactccagcctgggtaacagaaaccccatctcaaaagaataaaaattaaaattcagtttaaaaaagaagCTGATCAATTCTTGCCCAGCCCATATCTCCAACTCTTGGGAGGTTAGAAGCACAATACCTTGCTGAGTTTTTCTATCTGGCGCTCTAGCTCTGGGATGCTAGATGCTGTGGCATCAACCTAGGGAGAAACACATGGGCATTATGAAAAAGGAGGTTATCAGATTCAAGAAAGaggaatttattttctaactCCCACTTTCCTTGATCTTGGGCCAGTACCTCTCCATCTCTTCGACCCCTGCGGCCAGGGACAGCTGCTATagactcctcttcttcctcttcttccatgCCACTGGTCTCCTCCATGATCCGAGAACTGCGCCTCCGTCCCAGGCATTCCTCTGGCCCTTCCATCTCTACTTCAGACCGCCCAGTTCGCTTGGCCAGAACAGTTTTCAGCCTTGAAATAGATGGAGAAAGATTAAGggaaggccaagtgtggtggctcacacctgtaattccagcactttgggaggccaagacaggcggatcacctgaggtcaggagttcgagaccagcctggccaacatggtgaaaccctgtctctactaaaaatacaaaaatcagccaggtgtggtggcatgggcctgtaatcccagctacttgggaggctgaggcagaagaatcgcttgaacctgggaggcggaggtggcagtgagccaagattgcgctatcgcattccagcctaggcgacagaggaagactccatctcaaaaaaaaaaaattacgggAAACTGGTGAGGAACATGATAGTGCCACAAAAGAAATACCTTGACTCTAAACCATCCTGGGCCCTGGTAAGGTCCCAAACCCAGGGAAGGGGCTAAAGCATCACATTTCAAGCCAAAACCCTGGCTATGCTTCACCCGCCCCACTTCTCTCCTCTCTGAGGCTCTACTCTCTGTCTGGTCCCTACCTCCGGAGCCGGCCTTCAACAATCCACTTGTTTTTCCTGTAGCTGGACATACTCTCCAGAGTCTTGTCAATCTCACTGCAGGGGAATAGGGAATAGGATGAAGTGGCAgcacaaaaaaagggaaaggaggcTCAAGGGTAAAGGGGCTGCAGCTGAAAAAGGAGTTCCAGCCTAGAACCCAGATTGGGTGAATGGCAGAAGGCTTAGGCTCTCCCAGGGAGGGCACTGCAATTCAGTCCCAAGTCATTCCAGCATCTTCAGAACATGGCAGTGAACACACATTTCTGAGGACTTCTGGAAGGCTACAAGTCCTCCACCCCATTCTGATGCAAGGGATACAATGACCATCCCCACTCCCAGCCTCTCACTTGATGATGAGGGTGGAGCCATTGAGCTCATGCACAAGGAAGGCCAGGACAGCAGCCTTCTGCTGGGGTGGCTGGGCCTGAAAAGGCTGGGTGCGCAGGCGGTCACAGAGGGCTGGCTCTACTCCATATGCCATAAGGAAGCAGCGCAGGATCTCTGACACATTGTCTCTTGTCAGTGGGATCTCAGACACCTTCTCCCCCAAGATCTTTAGGGACTGTGTGGAGGACAGCATAATGGGGGTGAGTAGGGAAAGATGCACAACCAAGTTGGGTGAATGTGCAAGAGGAAAATACATCAGAAGAGAACTATGGGGGTTAAGACAGAATACGAAAGAAGaccacaaaagaaaaggaaaaaataaagaaaaataaaataaggagaggagtcaggaagaaaaagaaatggaaaaatataaggaaaagagaaacactaAGTAGTTACATCTCCTTTACTTGTCCTGGTTACTTTGGGAGGGACTTGCACTCACCTGACAGTAGGAGGGAAAGCCAGGATCATGGAGTGCAGCCTTCAGCAGCCTGACCAGCAGGTCTTGCACCTCACCCAAGCTGTCACCTTGACACAGGAGTCCCTCCTGCAGGACCCCCAGGCTAGGCACATCTTTGGCAGGATCAAAGCCCAGCACCTTGCCAAAGCTATGCAGGAACTCCACAATGGTCAAGCAGTCTGAGAAGGCTCCACTGGGCAATGTCAGACCAGGGACTCGTGAGAAGTCAGGCAGGGGCTAGAGAGAGAAAAGTGAGTAGAGAGTTCTGTTAAACATAACAGAAGATGACAATTTGCATGTCTACAAGAGgttcttcctttaatttttatgtaattttttttttttttttgagatagggtctcactctgtcacccaagctggagtgcagtggcatgatctctgcttactgcagcctcgacctcctaagcccaagcaattctcccacctcagtctctcaaatagctgggactacaggtacatgccaccacacccagctaattttcgtattttttgtagagatgaggtctcgccatgttgcccaggctggtcttgaactgctgggctcaagcgatctgcccgcctcggcctcccaaagtgctgggattacagtgtgagccatggcacccggccttCCTTTAATCTTTAATGGAAATGTCTCTCCCATTGcagaagtcctttttttttttttaaaggaaagtctTCCCAGCTGACCCAGGAACTGTTACTCTCTCCTCACTACCTGGTGGTCAGTCAGACACATATCCTCTGTCGGCTTCTTCATTTCCTCCAAGATCATCTGCTGCCTCTGCCGTTCCTCCAAGCGCCTCTGTGTGGCCAGGGTCTTATCTGCTTTACAGGCTGGCTTGGCTTTGGtcacctcctccttttccttcatttttaccttctccttcttttccctcttgactttttccttcagtttttcctgctttgtctttcctttttctttctcagcctACCCAAGGAAGAGAGGAACCAAGACTGCCATAAAGATATCAGTCACTATCCTTCCCTGGTCCCAGTCCTCCCAACCTCACAGCCCAGAAATCTCACTATAAAACAAGACTGATGTACATGTCCTGCAAAATCAGTTTAGTGGCTTCGAAATTATACTTGGCAAGTTTGTACATGCACCTACCTTGGATTTCTTCTTAGCTTCCTTCTGCTTTAAGCTCTTGGTCTCTTGTTTCCGCTTATTTCTGGCCTGTAAACCATAAGGGAAGTCATTTCTCCTCAAACTCTGAAAGCATCTCTGCTTGGGCTAGGATTCAAAAACAGACAAGGGTGCTGGGGAGGAGAGGTGAGAGATGGAATGAGGGGTTGGCAATGGATTAATTCTCTCACCCTAGAGATGCCCACGTTATTTTTGAACAAACCCAATTCTCTAAATCAAGTGCAAGAAATTTCAGGGTAATGAAGATATGCTGCTACACAGGGAGTGACGGATgtgggaaatgaaaataaaagatgaagtaAGTTGTAGGAAAAATTAACCTACTGTTTCATCTCTCTGATGTCCCTCACCTGCCCTTGGATAGTAGTCTGACACTCTCCCCGTTGAACCTTCTGCCTCATCTTCTTCTTGCTTTTAGCAATCTTTGCTTTATCCTCCTCATTCAATGTTTCTgtgagagcagaaagaaaaatgaaacaagtgAGGCAGGAAGGCAGTTCTCTAGCATCCAGGGCAACACATGCCCGTCTCAAAGctggcctcccaagcagctccCTGAAGAATCTagagtagctttttttttttttaagtatacataATAAAACATTGGGGGAAAAAATGTAGGAGAGGCACCTGCTATGGGGGTGGCACAAAGAACTCAAATGACATCTCCTGCCCAGAAGCACCAGCCCCTGGCTCCAATCAGACTGCTTTAGAAGGTGTCCTGCTGATAGAAAAGAGGCCACAATGGCAGAGTAGCCTTGGAGCCAATCTCTCTCCCAGGATACCTGACAAGAGCAGAAACCCACGGACTGATTTTAGAGCAGAAAGCAGAGAAAGGATACAGCAAGCCAAACTGCCAGGGAAAGAGGGTAGTAGTTAGAAGCACTGATTAACCAAGGGTGTGCCAGAAAAAAGGCCCACACAGTGGACACCTCAAAAGAATCACTGACATAGTTATTGATCATGCTCAGCTCCATGTCTTGCTTCACTAAAAGTTCTGAATTTCTTCCTTTCGGGAAGACTTGTGGAAGTATAATTCTGCAAACAAGAGTATTTCATAATTGATGTTTCTGACatgactatatatacatatatatattttttgacacggagtctcactctgtcgcccaggctgaagtgcaatggcacaatctcggctcactgcaatctccacctcccaggttcaagcgattctcctgcctcagccaccccagtagctgggactacaggcgcgtgccaccacgcccagttaatttttagtatttttagtacaagcggagtttcaccgttttagccatgACGGTCTTGAttgcctgacctcatgatccgctggtctcagcctctcaaagagctgggattacagccgtgagccaccgtgcctggccctgacatgacaatatttattattttgtttctggtaTAGAAACGCCACCACATGTCTACGTGACAACCCTCTAAGACAGATATTATGGGCAGATGAACTACCTAAGGCTTTGATTAAAATATGAGacttagctgggtgcagtggctcacacctgtaatcccagcactttgggaggctgaagcaggcggatcacctgaggtcaggagttcgagaccagcctgaccaacatggagaaaccccatctctactaaaaatacaaaattagctgggcgtggtggcatatgcctgtaatcccagctactctggaggctgaggcaggagaatcgcttaaacctgggaggttgcggtgagccaagatcgcgccattgcactccagcctgggcaacaagagcaaaactccatctggaaaaaaaaaaaaaaagggccaggcgtgggggctacacctgtaatcccagcactttgagaggtcgaggtgggcggatcacgaggtcaggagatcgagaccatcctggctaacatggtgaaaccccgtctctactaaaaatacaaaaaattagccaggtgtggtggcgtgcacctgtagtcccagctactcgggaggccgaggcaggagaatggggtgaatccaggaggcagagcttgtagtgagccaagatcgtgccactgcactccatcctgggtgacagagtaagactctgtctcaaaaaaaaaaaaacaaaatgagacttGTTCTAGGTCATTTGGTTGAAACATGACACGGCTAGATGTCTGAGTGAAAATCAAAAGACTAAGTTTTTTCACATTCTTCACACTACACCAGGGTAAACACACTATTTACTGAAAAATGTAGGTATTTCTCACCTGTCCATCCACTAAAACAgtgcctattattattattatattattattattattttgagatggagtttcactcttgttgcccaggctggagtgcaatggtgtgatctcagctcactgcaacctctgcctcctgggttcaagccattctcctgcctcagcctcccgagtagctgggattacaggcatgcgccaccatgcctggctaattttgtatttatagtagagacagggtttcttcatgttggtcaggctggtcttgaactcccgacctcaggtgatctgccctcctcagtctcccaaagtggtgggattacaggcgtgagccaccgtgcctggctttttttttttttttttttttttttgagacagagtctagctctatcaccaagctggagtgcagtggcgcaatctcagcttactgaaacctccacctcccaggttcaagctattctcctgcctcagcctcccaagtaggtgggactacaggcacacaccaccacgcccagctaattttttgttttgtatttttagtagagacggggttttaccatgttcgccaggatggtctcaatctcttgacctcacgatccgcccgccttggccttccgaagtgctgggattacaggtgtgagacactgtgcccggcctattattttttttagaaacagggccttgctctgttgcccaggttggaatgcaataaCACAACTGAAGTTTACTGTAGcctccaaactcctgggctcaagtgatcctctgctgcctgcctcagcctcctgggtaactgggattattaagcacacaccaccatgcctggctcccaaTTATCTTTTGAATTCAGATGTGAATTCTGAACCTCCATGATAGTAGAAATGGGTAAGGTAAAAGGGTACAACTGAACCAGTATATGATAAGGAGctaaaagatggaaagaaagggCAAGAAAGTCCTCTCCTCTGGGCTAAACACACCTGGGGGCAGCCCAAGGTTTCACTGGTAACAGCAACTCAAGAAAGACCATGGCTGGAAAAGTAGTATTCCCAAGCGCTGGGACTAGGATGCTGGATTCCAAGGAGAAGCTGATTCAGATTCATTCTTCCCAGATAATGTTAGTTACACTCCTGGGAAATCCAGGTATTAGCAATTCATCAACATTTTAGATACCTCATGGAGGGAGCAGAATCCCAAAGTAAGAAATACCACTGTACCTTGGGCCTCCAGTTTCTTTAGGGGGCGGTTGTCTGTCTTGTTCAATAGCTCAGTGATTTTGACCTTAGGTGGCCGACCTCGACCCCGTTTCACCTTGGGGACTTCCTTAGTCTTAGCCTTCTCAGTGTTTCGAGGTCGACCCCGTTTGCCAGTAATTGCCTGAATCCTCGACGGGATctcctctgctgagagctgcaccCACTGCAAGCCCTAAGGTAGCAAGGGAGACTGTTACAGTAGTAAGGAATCAGTGCAGGCCACGAGGCCCTCGGAACCATTCAATGCCCCAGAACCTTCAAACCCCACGAGAGGAAGCTGCAGCTTGTCCACCAACTCTTCCTCAGGGACAAAAGCATATTTAACCCTTGGGTCTGCACCTCTGGCGTGTCTCTTTCTTCAAAGAAATCTCCAACAGGCATACGGGGACTGAAGCTGAAGTGCTCTCGGCGGACACTGTGTACCACGTTGCGGCTCAGGTACTAAGAGGAAGAAGTAAAGTAACATTAATAAAGTTGGATCCTACCATGTCTTTGGCCAGCAAAGGCATAAGCAGAACAGGCCCAGAGCAGACAATGCCAGCCTGTTGTCACTGAGCCCAAGAACGGAGTCTTGGGCAGTGGAAAGGAGTCCACTGAGCCCAAGAAAGCAGTCCTTTAAAAAAAGCTACATTACCTTGATCACTTCTGGAAATTGCTTCATCCTCTTCCCACAGGGGCCATAATACCAGGTCTCCCCCTGCCATCGGTGGCTGCCCTTCTTGATGCGCACCTCTCTCCGCCACCTGCCAGAGAAGCACATGGGCCCTGCCGCCAGGTCACACCCCTACCCACTCCCATGCCACCTAAGCGCGAAGCCCTCTgagcagatggccctccccacATTTGTATCTCTAGAACTGCATGCAGATGCAAAAGCACCAAGAGAGATAAGCTTGGCTAGAAGGCTGACTTGAGCTCCAGCAAATACATCAAGGCCCTTAGGAGAAAAGCACTACACCAAACTGCACAAGCTCAGAGAGATCTCCATCCCTCCTTTACAAAATCAGTGAGATAAGCTGCCAGAAACCCCTCCCTGAGCCATTCAGGGCAGTTACTGGATTTCCAGTAAAGAGGATAAAGACCTAAGGGGAATAAAGACAGAAGACAAAGGGCAGGGAGgcaagcagaaaaataaatttgctgcTGATTCCATGAAAAGACTCAATATGCCAGGGTTTAGTTAGGAACTCTGTGTTCTGAGCAGAACACAAAGTTAGTCAGAGTTAGTTCTAAGACTAACTCTAATCTTTCTCTCAAAATTTTAAGCAGTACTCAGACTTGGTGACCACAAGTAGCCttgaggggcaggggtggggaagaTCCAGGAAGGCAGTTATTTCCACAAGGCCCTGGTGTCAGCTAGTTTGTTCATTTTGGTCA
This sequence is a window from Homo sapiens chromosome 12, GRCh38.p14 Primary Assembly. Protein-coding genes within it:
- the BAZ2A gene encoding bromodomain adjacent to zinc finger domain protein 2A isoform X2 gives rise to the protein MEANDHFNFTGLPPAPAASGLKPSPSSGEGLYTNGSPMNFPQQGKSLNGDVNVNGLSTVSHTTTSGILNSAPHSSSTSHLHHPSVAYDCLWNYSQYPSANPGSNLKDPPLLSQFSGGQYPLNGILGGSRQPSSPSHNTNLRAGSQEFWANGTQSPMGLNFDSQELYDSFPDQNFEVMPNGPPSFFTSPQTSPMLGSSIQTFAPSQEVGSGIHPDEAAEKEMTSVVAENGTGLVGSLELEEEQPELKMCGYNGSVPSVESLHQEVSVLVPDPTVSCLDDPSHLPDQLEDTPILSEDSLEPFNSLAPEPVSGGLYGIDDTELMGAEDKLPLEDSPVISALDCPSLNNATAFSLLADDSQTSTSIFASPTSPPVLGESVLQDNSFDLNNGSDAEQEEMETQSSDFPPSLTQPAPDQSSTIQLHPATSPAVSPTTSPAVSLVVSPAASPEISPEVCPAASTVVSPAVFSVVSPASSAVLPAVSLEVPLTASVTSPKASPVTSPAAAFPTASPANKDVSSFLETTADVEEITGEGLTASGSGDVMRRRIATPEEVRLPLQHGWRREVRIKKGSHRWQGETWYYGPCGKRMKQFPEVIKYLSRNVVHSVRREHFSFSPRMPVGDFFEERDTPEGLQWVQLSAEEIPSRIQAITGKRGRPRNTEKAKTKEVPKVKRGRGRPPKVKITELLNKTDNRPLKKLEAQETLNEEDKAKIAKSKKKMRQKVQRGECQTTIQGQARNKRKQETKSLKQKEAKKKSKAEKEKGKTKQEKLKEKVKREKKEKVKMKEKEEVTKAKPACKADKTLATQRRLEERQRQQMILEEMKKPTEDMCLTDHQPLPDFSRVPGLTLPSGAFSDCLTIVEFLHSFGKVLGFDPAKDVPSLGVLQEGLLCQGDSLGEVQDLLVRLLKAALHDPGFPSYCQSLKILGEKVSEIPLTRDNVSEILRCFLMAYGVEPALCDRLRTQPFQAQPPQQKAAVLAFLVHELNGSTLIINEIDKTLESMSSYRKNKWIVEGRLRRLKTVLAKRTGRSEVEMEGPEECLGRRRSSRIMEETSGMEEEEEEESIAAVPGRRGRRDGEVDATASSIPELERQIEKLSKRQLFFRKKLLHSSQMLRAVSLGQDRYRRRYWVLPYLAGIFVEGTEGNLVPEEVIKKETDSLKVAAHASLNPALFSMKMELAGSNTTASSPARARGRPRKTKPGSMQPRHLKSPVRGQDSEQPQAQLQPEAQLHAPAQPQPQLQLQLQSHKGFLEQEGSPLSLGQSQHDLSQSAFLSWLSQTQSHSSLLSSSVLTPDSSPGKLDPAPSQPPEEPEPDEAESSPDPQALWFNISAQMPCNAAPTPPPAVSEDQPTPSPQQLASSKPMNRPSAANPCSPVQFSSTPLAGLAPKRRAGDPGEMPQSPTGLGQPKRRGRPPSKFFKQMEQRYLTQLTAQPVPPEMCSGWWWIRDPEMLDAMLKALHPRGIREKALHKHLNKHRDFLQEVCLRPSADPIFEPRQLPAFQEGIMSWSPKEKTYETDLAVLQWVEELEQRVIMSDLQIRGWTCPSPDSTREDLAYCEHLSDSQEDITWRGRGREGLAPQRKTTNPLDLAVMRLAALEQNVERRYLREPLWPTHEVVLEKALLSTPNGAPEGTTTEISPLSPSRSYEITPRIRVWRQTLERCRSAAQVCLCLGQLERSIAWEKSVNKVTCLVCRKGDNDEFLLLCDGCDRGCHIYCHRPKMEAVPEGDWFCTVCLAQQVEGEFTQKPGFPKRGQKRKSGYSLNFSEGDGRRRRVLLRGRESPAAGPRYSEEGLSPSKRRRLSMRNHHSDLTFCEIILMEMESHDAAWPFLEPVNPRLVSGYRRIIKNPMDFSTMRERLLRGGYTSSEEFAADALLVFDNCQTFNEDDSEVGKAGHIMRRFFESRWEEFYQGKQANL